The Deltaproteobacteria bacterium genome has a window encoding:
- the rlmB gene encoding 23S rRNA (guanosine(2251)-2'-O)-methyltransferase RlmB — MWITGKHPVEELLGSIRQKATRLLLSDSMPAETVRHLSERAGRLRIPCATCQREEWERRTGDRGGGGIAAELAEFHYADFHDWAAGLGQNALVFLLDGITDPQNLGSILRNARAFGVDGVVVPKDRSSPVTAAVFRSSAGAAAHVPLILVTNLARTVEGLQEKGFWMYAAAEKGETGLFDLKPAARTGIVLGSEEHGIRKLVREKCDGSVRIQMEPGIDSLNVGVASGILAFFLRGMSEKR; from the coding sequence ATGTGGATCACGGGGAAGCATCCGGTCGAGGAACTGCTTGGGTCGATCCGCCAGAAGGCGACGCGGCTCCTGCTCTCGGATTCCATGCCCGCCGAAACCGTCAGGCACCTGTCGGAACGAGCGGGCAGGCTGCGGATCCCGTGCGCCACGTGTCAAAGGGAGGAGTGGGAACGGCGTACGGGAGACCGGGGCGGGGGAGGAATCGCAGCGGAGCTCGCGGAGTTCCATTACGCGGATTTCCACGACTGGGCGGCGGGACTGGGCCAAAACGCCCTCGTTTTTCTGCTCGACGGGATCACCGACCCGCAGAACCTCGGCTCCATCCTGAGAAATGCCAGGGCGTTCGGAGTGGACGGCGTTGTCGTTCCGAAGGACCGGTCATCCCCTGTGACCGCGGCGGTTTTCAGGTCGTCTGCGGGCGCCGCCGCGCATGTGCCGTTGATCCTGGTTACGAACCTGGCCCGGACGGTCGAGGGACTGCAGGAAAAAGGATTCTGGATGTACGCCGCCGCCGAAAAGGGAGAGACGGGACTCTTCGACCTGAAACCAGCGGCCCGGACAGGCATCGTTCTGGGCAGCGAGGAACACGGGATAAGGAAGCTCGTCCGGGAGAAATGCGACGGATCGGTTCGGATCCAGATGGAACCAGGCATAGATTCCCTGAACGTGGGGGTAGCATCCGGCATCCTGGCATTCTTCTTGAGGGGAATGTCCGAAAAACGTTGA